From Oncorhynchus nerka isolate Pitt River linkage group LG1, Oner_Uvic_2.0, whole genome shotgun sequence, the proteins below share one genomic window:
- the LOC135571390 gene encoding alpha-protein kinase 1-like encodes MLKWHSTAGIHADGGRFLHLTSNGVSVPQQQNCVGVPQQQSGVSVPQQQNCVGVPQQQSGVSVPQQQSGVSVPQQQNCVGVPQQQSGVSVPQQQNCVGVPQQQNGNGVSVPQQQNGVCVPQQQSGVSVPQQQYGVSVPQQQSGVSIPQQQNGVSVPQQQNGVSVPQQQNGVSVPQQQSGVSVPQQQSGVSVPQQQSGVSVPQQQSGVSVPQQQNGVSVPQQQSGVSVPQQQNGVSVPQQQSGVSIPQQQNGVSVPKQQNGNGVSVPQQQNGVSVPQQQSGVSVPQQQYGVSVPQQQSGVSIPQQQNGVSVPQQQNGVSVPQQQNGVSVPQQQSGVSVPQQQSGVSVPQQQSGVSVPQQQSGVSVPQQQNGVSVTQQQNGVSVTQQQNGVSVPQQQNGVSVPQQQSGVSVPQQQNGVSVPQQQNCVVAPQRQNGVSVPQQQNGVSVPQQQSGVSVPQQQYGVSVPQQQSGVSIPQQQNGVSVPQQQNGVSVPQQQNGVSVPQQQSGVSVPQQQSGVSVPQQQSGVSVPQQQSGVSVPQQQNGVSVTQQQNGVSVTQQQNGVSVPQQQNGVSVPQQQSGVSVPQQQSGVSVPQQQNGVSVPQQQNGVSVPQQQNGVSVTQQQNGVSVPQQQNGVSVPQQQSGVSVPQQQSGVSVPQQQNGVSVPQQQNGVSVPQ; translated from the exons aatggtgtgagcgTGCCCCAACAACAGAATTGTGTGGGCGTGCCCCAACAACAGAGTGGTGTGAGCGTGCCCCAACAACAGAATTGTGTGGGCGTGCCCCAACAACAGAGTGGTGTGAGCGTGCCCCAACAACAGAGTGGTGTGAGCGTGCCCCAACAACAGAATTGTGTGGGCGTGCCCCAACAACAGAGTGGTGTGAGCGTGCCCCAACAACAGAATTGTGTGGGCgtgccccaacaacagaatggt AATGGTGtgagcgtaccccaacaacagaatggtgtgtgcGTGCCCCAACAACAGAGTGGTGTGAGTGTGCCCCAACAACAGTATGGTGTGAGCGTGCCCCAACAACAGAGTGGTGTgagcataccccaacaacagaatggtgtgagcgtgccccaacaacagaatggtgtgagcgtgccccaacaacagaatggtgtgagcgTGCCCCAACAACAGAGTGGTGTGAGCGTGCCCCAACAACAGAGTGGTGTGAGCGTGCCCCAACAACAGAGTGGTGTGAGCGTGCCCCAACAACAGAGTGGTGTGAGCgtgccccaacaacagaatggtgtgagcgTGCCCCAACAACAGAGTGGTGtgagcgtaccccaacaacagaatggtgtgagcgTGCCCCAACAACAGAGTGGTGTgagcataccccaacaacagaatggtgtgagtgtccccaaacaacagaatggt AATGGTGtgagcgtaccccaacaacagaatggtgtgagcgTGCCCCAACAACAGAGTGGTGTGAGTGTGCCCCAACAACAGTATGGTGTGAGCGTGCCCCAACAACAGAGTGGTGTgagcataccccaacaacagaatggtgtgagcgtgccccaacaacagaatggtgtgagcgtgccccaacaacagaatggtgtgagcgTGCCCCAACAACAGAGTGGTGTGAGCGTGCCCCAACAACAGAGTGGTGTGAGCGTGCCCCAACAACAGAGTGGTGTGAGCGTGCCCCAACAACAGAGTGGTGTGAGCgtgccccaacaacagaatggtgtgagcgtaacccaacaacagaatggtgtgagcgtaacccaacaacagaatggtgtgagcgtgccccaacaacagaatggtgtgagcgTGCCCCAACAACAGAGTGGTGtgagcgtaccccaacaacagaatggtgtgagcgTGCCCCAACAACAGAATTGTGTGGTTGCGCCCCAACGACAGAATGGTGtgagcgtaccccaacaacagaatggtgtgagcgTGCCCCAACAACAGAGTGGTGTGAGTGTGCCCCAACAACAGTATGGTGTGAGCGTGCCCCAACAACAGAGTGGTGTgagcataccccaacaacagaatggtgtgagcgtgccccaacaacagaatggtgtgagcgtgccccaacaacagaatggtgtgagcgTGCCCCAACAACAGAGTGGTGTGAGCGTGCCCCAACAACAGAGTGGTGTGAGCGTGCCCCAACAACAGAGTGGTGTGAGCGTGCCCCAACAACAGAGTGGTGTGAGCgtgccccaacaacagaatggtgtgagcgtaacccaacaacagaatggtgtgagcgtaacccaacaacagaatggtgtgagcgtgccccaacaacagaatggtgtgagcgTGCCCCAACAACAGAGTGGTGTGAGCGTGCCCCAACAACAGAGTGGTGTGAGCgtgccccaacaacagaatggtgtgagcgtaccccaacaacagaatggtgtgagcgtgccccaacaacagaatggtgtgagcgtaacccaacaacagaatggtgtgagcgtgccccaacaacagaatggtgtgagcgTGCCCCAACAACAGAGTGGTGTGAGCGTGCCCCAACAACAGAGTGGTGTGAGCgtgccccaacaacagaatggtgtgagcgtgccccaacaacagaatggtgtgagtGTGCCACAATGA